The proteins below are encoded in one region of Silene latifolia isolate original U9 population chromosome 2, ASM4854445v1, whole genome shotgun sequence:
- the LOC141643296 gene encoding homeobox-leucine zipper protein ATHB-16-like isoform X2 translates to MLIQEYEYEYMLDDVDKEECGEKPEKKRRLSVAQVKALEKSFEVDNKVETERKVKLAQELGLQPRQVAVWFQNRRARWKTKLLERDYASLHSQFQSLKQNYESLLLDKDSLLSKIKYLKSKLSEEKTERDISIKEEAVMSDTDINTTDIEPITPPPFLREECDDSKSMNNKKRVSDEPSESDSSAILNENDENSIGEEFIQTEEQLIWMSPNSPSLRFNSSSSSSMNYISLTECRSEGIQYVHNNNNNINVYNPQLVVKLEEQIMYNGEEACNLFSDEVPPTLHWYTPVPDQWILDT, encoded by the exons ATGCTGATACAAGAGTACGAGTACGAGTACATGTTGGATGATGTTGACAAAGAAGAATGCGGAGAGAAGCCGGAGAAAAAGAGGCGACTCAGTGTGGCGCAAGTGAAGGCCTTAGAGAAGAGTTTTGAGGTGGATAACAAGGTGGAGACAGAGCGAAAGGTGAAGCTTGCTCAAGAGCTTGGGTTGCAACCGAGACAGGTTGCTGTTTGGTTTCAAAATCGTAGAGCGCGCTGGAAAACCAAATTGTTAGAGAGAGATTATGCCTCTCTTCACTCTCAGTTTCAGTCTCTCAAGCAGAATTACGAATCGCTTCTGCTTGACAAGGATTCCCTTCTTTCCAAG ATTAAATATCTAAAATCAAAGTTGAGTGAGGAGAAGACTGAAAGAGACATAAGCATCAAGGAAGAAGCTGTGATGTCTGATACGGATATCAATACGACAGATATTGAACCAATTACTCCACCACCCTTTTTGAGAGAAGAATGTGATGATTCAAAGTCTATGAACAACAAAAAGAGGGTGTCGGATGAACCATCCGAAAGCGATTCCAGCGCTATCTTGAACGAGAATGACGAGAATTCAATTGGTGAGGAGTTTATCCAGACTGAGGAACAGCTGATATGGATGTCTCCAAACTCGCCATCTCTCAGATTCAACTCTAGTAGTTCTTCCTCAATGAACTACATCAGCTTGACAGAGTGTAGATCAGAGGGTATACAATATgtccataataataataacaatataaaTGTATACAACCCTCAATTAGTAGTCAAGTTGGAGGAGCAGATTATGTATAATGGAGAAGAAGCCTGCAATTTATTCTCGGATGAGGTTCCGCCAACTCTACACTGGTACACCCCAGTCCCAGATCAGTGGATCCTTGATACTTAA
- the LOC141643294 gene encoding uncharacterized protein LOC141643294 isoform X2: MRRDWNGGVLGFAMACSNTFGLVTGAFLLGFGLSEIPRSLWKNADWTFQHKVVSHKIAKMAVKLDEAHQNYSNAIVVAQATSNQMSKRDPLRPYMDVIDKMLAQMFKEDPSFKPQGGRLGENDMDYDADDKAMATLRRQLRVAHEEYYRYKSEYMSFVLEALELEDTIKNYERRDSTGWKYISSLRGSRPGSVGSILDTIELLWRCILSKQLQRALAIILGCMSVAILLAEATLLPSGVDLSLFSILIKSVGRKELFVQVLAFIPLMYMCICTYYSLFKIGMLMFYSLTPRQTSSVNLLMICSMVARYAPPISYNFLNLIRLDRNAKTIFEERMGNIDDAVPFFGEGFNKIYPLIMVIYTILVASNFFDRVIDYFGSWKRFRFQSEADDMDGFDAAGMIILQRERSWLEQGHRVGEQVIPLARNFNNITLDVESGSNKKEDHTVEMKGSSFANGQKANMSKKVKPESQQYSANKEAISNKYSATREQSRQTSSSKSTENTIAATKVSLLNTDSSDSVSDPAGPSSGLTSTWQSMKTGFLTLKTNIGSKKFLPLRQSPETKLLSHTSSSESLDEIFQRLKRPTLDNVAYSDDDDDNTEISDRGSTR; the protein is encoded by the exons ATGCGCAGGGATTG GAATGGCGGTGTTCTTGGTTTTGCGATGGCTTGCTCAAATACTTTTGGACTGGTTACTGGAGCGTTTTTGCTGGGTTTTGGTTTAAGTGAAATCCCAAGGAGCCTCTGGAAAAATGCAGATTGGACATTTCAGCACAAAGTGGTGTCCCATAAGATTGCTAAAATGGCTGTTAAACTGGATGAAGCTCATCAGAACTATTCAAATGCAATTGTG GTTGCACAAGCAACATCAAACCAGATGTCAAAGCGCGATCCTTTAAGACCTTACATGGATGTAATTGATAAGATGTTGGCTCAGATG TTCAAAGAAGATCCTTCATTCAAACCCCAAGGTGGTAGGTTGGGTGAAAATGATATGGACTATGATGCAGATGATAAAGCAATGGCTACACTTAGGCGTCAGCTTAGAGTAGCACATGAGGAGTATTACCGGTATAAGAG TGAATATATGAGCTTTGTCTTGGAGGCGCTTGAGTTGGAAGACACCATTAAAAATTATGAGCGACGTGATTCAACTGGATG GAAGTATATTTCAAGCTTGCGAGGCAGTCGACCTGGTTCAGTTGGCTCCATCTTAGATACCATTG AGCTACTATGGCGCTGTATCTTGAGTAAGCAACTGCAAAGGGCTTTGGCAATCATTCTGGGTTGTATGTCAGTTGCAATTCTTTTGGCTGAGGCAACATTGCTGCCCAGTGGAGTTGACTTGTCTCTATTTTCAATTCTCATCAAGTCTGTGGGAAGGAAGGAGTTATTTGTCCAG GTTTTGGCGTTTATTCCTCTCATGTACATGTGCATATGTACATATTATTCTTTGTTCAAAATTGGAATGCTGATGTTCTATTCGTTGACACCAAGACAAACCAGTTCTGTCAACCTACTTATGATTTGCTC GATGGTTGCACGTTATGCCCCACCGATTTCTTACAACTTTCTAAATCTCATCCGCCTGGATCGGAATGCTAAAACTATCTTTGAGGAG CGAATGGGAAATATTGATGATGCGGTCCCCTTTTTTGGGGAAGGATTCAACAAAATTTATCCCCTCATTATGGTTATTTACACGATTCTGGTTGCAAGCAACTTCTTTGATCGGGTGATTGATTATTTCGGGAGCTGGAAGAGATTCAGATTTCAAAGTGAAGCAGATGATATGGATGGTTTTGATGCAGCAGGAATGATTATCCTACAGAGAG AACGGTCTTGGCTTGAACAAGGGCACCGAGTAGGGGAGCAAGTTATACCACTGGCAAGAAATTTCAACAACATAACTTTAGATGTGGAGTCTGGTTCGAATAAGAAG GAGGACCATACTGTTGAGATGAAAGGGTCTTCATTTGCCAATGGTCAGAAGGCAAATATGTCGAAGAAAGTCAAACCCGAGTCTCAGCAATATAGTGCGAACAAGGAAGCAATCAGCAACAAGTACTCTGCCACCAGAGAACAGAGCAGACAAACCTCCAGTTCAAAGTCAACAGAGAATACCATAGCTGCCACCAAAGTTTCGTTATTGAATACTGACAGCTCCGACTCTGTAAGCGACCCAGCAGGCCCATCTTCTGGGTTGACCTCCACATGGCAATCGATGAAAACAGGGTTCTTGACTTTGAAGACAAACATTGGGTCAAAGAAATTTCTGCCATTACGACAATCCCCAGAAACAAAACTTCTTTCACACACTTCCTCTTCCGAGTCTCTGGACGAAATATTCCAAAGGCTGAAACGCCCAACTCTGGATAACGTGGCTTACagtgatgacgatgatgataatACAGAAATCAGTGACCGGGGCTCAACAAGATGA
- the LOC141643296 gene encoding homeobox-leucine zipper protein ATHB-16-like isoform X1: protein MGLIASFIPEEKHSQMLIQEYEYEYMLDDVDKEECGEKPEKKRRLSVAQVKALEKSFEVDNKVETERKVKLAQELGLQPRQVAVWFQNRRARWKTKLLERDYASLHSQFQSLKQNYESLLLDKDSLLSKIKYLKSKLSEEKTERDISIKEEAVMSDTDINTTDIEPITPPPFLREECDDSKSMNNKKRVSDEPSESDSSAILNENDENSIGEEFIQTEEQLIWMSPNSPSLRFNSSSSSSMNYISLTECRSEGIQYVHNNNNNINVYNPQLVVKLEEQIMYNGEEACNLFSDEVPPTLHWYTPVPDQWILDT from the exons ATGGGTCTTATTGCCAGCTTCATCCCGGAAG AGAAACATAGCCAAATGCTGATACAAGAGTACGAGTACGAGTACATGTTGGATGATGTTGACAAAGAAGAATGCGGAGAGAAGCCGGAGAAAAAGAGGCGACTCAGTGTGGCGCAAGTGAAGGCCTTAGAGAAGAGTTTTGAGGTGGATAACAAGGTGGAGACAGAGCGAAAGGTGAAGCTTGCTCAAGAGCTTGGGTTGCAACCGAGACAGGTTGCTGTTTGGTTTCAAAATCGTAGAGCGCGCTGGAAAACCAAATTGTTAGAGAGAGATTATGCCTCTCTTCACTCTCAGTTTCAGTCTCTCAAGCAGAATTACGAATCGCTTCTGCTTGACAAGGATTCCCTTCTTTCCAAG ATTAAATATCTAAAATCAAAGTTGAGTGAGGAGAAGACTGAAAGAGACATAAGCATCAAGGAAGAAGCTGTGATGTCTGATACGGATATCAATACGACAGATATTGAACCAATTACTCCACCACCCTTTTTGAGAGAAGAATGTGATGATTCAAAGTCTATGAACAACAAAAAGAGGGTGTCGGATGAACCATCCGAAAGCGATTCCAGCGCTATCTTGAACGAGAATGACGAGAATTCAATTGGTGAGGAGTTTATCCAGACTGAGGAACAGCTGATATGGATGTCTCCAAACTCGCCATCTCTCAGATTCAACTCTAGTAGTTCTTCCTCAATGAACTACATCAGCTTGACAGAGTGTAGATCAGAGGGTATACAATATgtccataataataataacaatataaaTGTATACAACCCTCAATTAGTAGTCAAGTTGGAGGAGCAGATTATGTATAATGGAGAAGAAGCCTGCAATTTATTCTCGGATGAGGTTCCGCCAACTCTACACTGGTACACCCCAGTCCCAGATCAGTGGATCCTTGATACTTAA
- the LOC141643294 gene encoding uncharacterized protein LOC141643294 isoform X1, translated as MWVFYLISLPLTLGMVIVTLKYFAGPHVPRYVFLTVGYAWFSSLSIIILVPADIWTTMNGHYNHVISVSWSLSYWSTFLLTWAVVPLIQGYEDAGDFTVIERLKTSVHVNLVFYLVVGSIGLIGLVLLITMRRDWNGGVLGFAMACSNTFGLVTGAFLLGFGLSEIPRSLWKNADWTFQHKVVSHKIAKMAVKLDEAHQNYSNAIVVAQATSNQMSKRDPLRPYMDVIDKMLAQMFKEDPSFKPQGGRLGENDMDYDADDKAMATLRRQLRVAHEEYYRYKSEYMSFVLEALELEDTIKNYERRDSTGWKYISSLRGSRPGSVGSILDTIELLWRCILSKQLQRALAIILGCMSVAILLAEATLLPSGVDLSLFSILIKSVGRKELFVQVLAFIPLMYMCICTYYSLFKIGMLMFYSLTPRQTSSVNLLMICSMVARYAPPISYNFLNLIRLDRNAKTIFEERMGNIDDAVPFFGEGFNKIYPLIMVIYTILVASNFFDRVIDYFGSWKRFRFQSEADDMDGFDAAGMIILQRERSWLEQGHRVGEQVIPLARNFNNITLDVESGSNKKEDHTVEMKGSSFANGQKANMSKKVKPESQQYSANKEAISNKYSATREQSRQTSSSKSTENTIAATKVSLLNTDSSDSVSDPAGPSSGLTSTWQSMKTGFLTLKTNIGSKKFLPLRQSPETKLLSHTSSSESLDEIFQRLKRPTLDNVAYSDDDDDNTEISDRGSTR; from the exons ACAATGAACGGTCATTACAATCACGTTATATCTGTCTCTTGGAGCTTGTCATATTGGAGCACATTTTTGTTGACTTG GGCTGTGGTCCCCCTTATTCAGGGTTATGAAGACGCTGGAGACTTCACAGTGATAGAACGGTTAAAAACAAGTGTACATGTTAACCTGGTGTTTTATCTAGTTGTTGGATCAATTGGTCTTATTGGACTCGTTCTCCTTATTACTATGCGCAGGGATTG GAATGGCGGTGTTCTTGGTTTTGCGATGGCTTGCTCAAATACTTTTGGACTGGTTACTGGAGCGTTTTTGCTGGGTTTTGGTTTAAGTGAAATCCCAAGGAGCCTCTGGAAAAATGCAGATTGGACATTTCAGCACAAAGTGGTGTCCCATAAGATTGCTAAAATGGCTGTTAAACTGGATGAAGCTCATCAGAACTATTCAAATGCAATTGTG GTTGCACAAGCAACATCAAACCAGATGTCAAAGCGCGATCCTTTAAGACCTTACATGGATGTAATTGATAAGATGTTGGCTCAGATG TTCAAAGAAGATCCTTCATTCAAACCCCAAGGTGGTAGGTTGGGTGAAAATGATATGGACTATGATGCAGATGATAAAGCAATGGCTACACTTAGGCGTCAGCTTAGAGTAGCACATGAGGAGTATTACCGGTATAAGAG TGAATATATGAGCTTTGTCTTGGAGGCGCTTGAGTTGGAAGACACCATTAAAAATTATGAGCGACGTGATTCAACTGGATG GAAGTATATTTCAAGCTTGCGAGGCAGTCGACCTGGTTCAGTTGGCTCCATCTTAGATACCATTG AGCTACTATGGCGCTGTATCTTGAGTAAGCAACTGCAAAGGGCTTTGGCAATCATTCTGGGTTGTATGTCAGTTGCAATTCTTTTGGCTGAGGCAACATTGCTGCCCAGTGGAGTTGACTTGTCTCTATTTTCAATTCTCATCAAGTCTGTGGGAAGGAAGGAGTTATTTGTCCAG GTTTTGGCGTTTATTCCTCTCATGTACATGTGCATATGTACATATTATTCTTTGTTCAAAATTGGAATGCTGATGTTCTATTCGTTGACACCAAGACAAACCAGTTCTGTCAACCTACTTATGATTTGCTC GATGGTTGCACGTTATGCCCCACCGATTTCTTACAACTTTCTAAATCTCATCCGCCTGGATCGGAATGCTAAAACTATCTTTGAGGAG CGAATGGGAAATATTGATGATGCGGTCCCCTTTTTTGGGGAAGGATTCAACAAAATTTATCCCCTCATTATGGTTATTTACACGATTCTGGTTGCAAGCAACTTCTTTGATCGGGTGATTGATTATTTCGGGAGCTGGAAGAGATTCAGATTTCAAAGTGAAGCAGATGATATGGATGGTTTTGATGCAGCAGGAATGATTATCCTACAGAGAG AACGGTCTTGGCTTGAACAAGGGCACCGAGTAGGGGAGCAAGTTATACCACTGGCAAGAAATTTCAACAACATAACTTTAGATGTGGAGTCTGGTTCGAATAAGAAG GAGGACCATACTGTTGAGATGAAAGGGTCTTCATTTGCCAATGGTCAGAAGGCAAATATGTCGAAGAAAGTCAAACCCGAGTCTCAGCAATATAGTGCGAACAAGGAAGCAATCAGCAACAAGTACTCTGCCACCAGAGAACAGAGCAGACAAACCTCCAGTTCAAAGTCAACAGAGAATACCATAGCTGCCACCAAAGTTTCGTTATTGAATACTGACAGCTCCGACTCTGTAAGCGACCCAGCAGGCCCATCTTCTGGGTTGACCTCCACATGGCAATCGATGAAAACAGGGTTCTTGACTTTGAAGACAAACATTGGGTCAAAGAAATTTCTGCCATTACGACAATCCCCAGAAACAAAACTTCTTTCACACACTTCCTCTTCCGAGTCTCTGGACGAAATATTCCAAAGGCTGAAACGCCCAACTCTGGATAACGTGGCTTACagtgatgacgatgatgataatACAGAAATCAGTGACCGGGGCTCAACAAGATGA